The Brasilonema sennae CENA114 genome includes a region encoding these proteins:
- a CDS encoding acyltransferase family protein produces the protein METLEFMSAKRLNLIQVYRGLAAVLVVLAHTDLIYNQNLNQNFLFKITTFGGSGVDFFFVLSGFIMFYIHQKDIGHQNQLGTFLFKRFTRIYPLYWVVLTSKIFASFILFDKSNIKDIGIGEFIKAFLLFPQDRQILSSTFLGVSWTLSFEIFFYLMFALLIALKPQFSFPIIIAWLSGVFFHFIGILQLPQNNILLQFVFSELNLEFVLGCFAAYALLSQKISNGIPFIYVGIFLYTLSAIDYFYKFLGVSSVMTFGIACTLLVVGGASLELRKTINVPNLLLFLGNASYSIYLAHGFFINQITKVLKKLPFNIFQNLVFADVLGFLFAIIAIICGCLIYLYIEKPLLTFFKPKAVTT, from the coding sequence TTGGAAACTTTAGAATTTATGTCAGCGAAAAGACTAAATCTTATTCAGGTTTATCGAGGGTTGGCAGCAGTACTTGTAGTACTTGCCCATACAGATCTCATATATAACCAGAATTTGAATCAAAACTTTTTATTTAAGATAACCACTTTTGGAGGGTCAGGAGTGGACTTTTTCTTTGTCTTAAGCGGTTTTATCATGTTTTATATTCATCAGAAGGATATAGGTCATCAAAACCAATTAGGAACATTTTTGTTTAAACGCTTTACACGCATCTACCCGCTTTACTGGGTTGTCTTAACAAGTAAAATCTTTGCATCTTTCATATTGTTTGATAAATCTAATATCAAGGATATTGGTATTGGAGAATTTATCAAAGCTTTTCTGCTCTTTCCCCAAGACAGACAAATTCTTTCATCAACCTTTCTTGGAGTGAGTTGGACACTCAGCTTTGAGATTTTCTTTTACCTTATGTTTGCACTCTTGATTGCGTTGAAACCTCAGTTTTCTTTTCCGATAATTATCGCTTGGTTATCAGGCGTATTTTTTCATTTTATTGGTATTCTTCAATTACCTCAAAATAACATATTACTTCAATTTGTATTTTCGGAGTTAAATCTGGAATTTGTTTTAGGTTGCTTCGCTGCCTATGCTTTGTTAAGCCAAAAAATTAGTAATGGAATACCATTTATATATGTAGGGATTTTTCTGTATACGTTATCAGCTATCGATTATTTCTACAAATTTTTAGGAGTATCATCTGTTATGACATTCGGCATTGCTTGTACACTTCTTGTTGTAGGTGGTGCTTCTTTGGAACTGAGAAAAACTATTAACGTCCCTAATCTTCTTTTATTTTTAGGCAATGCATCATACTCTATCTATCTAGCACATGGTTTTTTCATCAACCAGATAACGAAAGTTTTGAAGAAATTACCATTTAATATTTTTCAAAACCTGGTATTCGCAGATGTGTTAGGATTTCTTTTTGCAATTATAGCTATCATTTGTGGATGTTTGATATATTTATATATCGAAAAACCATTACTCACATTTTTCAAGCCAAAAGCAGTGACAACCTAG
- a CDS encoding O-antigen ligase family protein, with product MLTKQRLGPSSRLGLLIGLAGVVVGLVTGFLIGSTKPLYLGLALGAIPFLFYFFTSFEQVVLGLLVLRTSLDPFSGQQLPAMFALGLDVLTLLYVTVMLLRRQTVQTDRFLWFFAGWVLLQGLWVVLLCLGGLGLAAGYLSDSIREWIRLFSWLMVYLLVMQLKDRIPPEKMISVLFLALVAPLVVGLMQMFIPSVLPAFLSAQNYDSDSLASEGFRIKGTIGHPNGFVTLLLLFIGLTWWKLKQSRQSFVWLLLLGLLAFFYVSTKALFGLMMIATFVVVLVAPKLSPVNLIGGVLFVALVLGLFASTEFGRERLSSLANTPLLNPNIDVSRAILLSQSDNNSFNWRISQWYTLLNAWRLHPFLGYGLGLSINVSTNRLLPHNDYVRALVEGGILGFVTFLVFIVAQGVRLIQLMRSAPPGSAQRELCSVMFAICLAIPVGMITENIWSHTTLFFYWFTLMAVAGWNWNEHPVESSTTTASRNSKFKIQNSKCL from the coding sequence ATGTTGACCAAACAACGCTTGGGTCCTTCTTCTCGTCTGGGACTCTTAATTGGGTTAGCAGGTGTGGTAGTTGGTTTGGTAACAGGATTCTTGATCGGAAGTACCAAACCTCTTTACTTGGGCTTAGCTTTGGGTGCAATACCATTTCTTTTTTACTTTTTTACTAGCTTTGAACAAGTTGTTCTCGGACTTTTAGTTTTACGTACCTCTCTAGATCCTTTCTCTGGGCAACAACTACCAGCGATGTTTGCTCTTGGGTTGGATGTTCTGACTTTGCTTTATGTAACAGTAATGTTATTGAGAAGGCAAACTGTACAGACTGACCGCTTTTTGTGGTTTTTTGCTGGCTGGGTTCTTTTACAAGGCTTGTGGGTGGTACTCCTGTGTTTGGGAGGGTTGGGATTAGCTGCTGGGTATTTGTCAGACAGCATCCGTGAATGGATTCGTCTTTTTTCGTGGTTGATGGTTTATCTGTTGGTGATGCAGCTCAAAGACCGAATTCCTCCTGAGAAAATGATCTCTGTGCTGTTCTTAGCTTTGGTAGCACCGCTCGTGGTAGGGTTGATGCAGATGTTCATACCTTCTGTCTTACCCGCTTTTCTCTCAGCGCAAAACTATGATAGTGATTCATTAGCATCTGAAGGTTTTCGCATCAAAGGGACGATTGGTCACCCTAATGGGTTTGTCACTTTGCTGTTACTATTTATTGGTTTAACCTGGTGGAAACTCAAGCAATCAAGACAAAGCTTTGTGTGGTTATTGTTGCTAGGTTTACTAGCATTTTTTTATGTGAGTACTAAGGCATTATTTGGCTTGATGATGATTGCTACCTTTGTTGTGGTTTTAGTTGCTCCGAAATTAAGCCCAGTAAACCTCATAGGTGGAGTTTTATTTGTAGCGCTTGTCCTGGGACTATTTGCCAGCACCGAGTTTGGACGAGAACGCCTAAGTTCACTCGCCAATACACCCCTACTCAATCCAAATATCGATGTGTCGCGAGCTATTCTACTTTCACAAAGCGATAACAACAGTTTTAACTGGCGAATTTCCCAATGGTATACATTGCTAAATGCTTGGCGTCTGCATCCCTTTTTAGGTTACGGTTTGGGATTGAGTATCAATGTATCTACTAATAGGTTGCTTCCTCACAATGATTATGTCCGAGCTTTAGTAGAAGGTGGGATACTTGGTTTTGTAACTTTTTTAGTGTTTATTGTGGCTCAAGGTGTGCGTCTTATCCAGCTTATGCGATCGGCACCACCTGGCAGCGCTCAACGTGAGTTATGTTCAGTTATGTTCGCTATTTGTCTAGCTATCCCTGTAGGAATGATTACAGAAAATATCTGGAGTCATACAACTCTGTTTTTTTATTGGTTCACTTTAATGGCAGTCGCAGGCTGGAACTGGAATGAACACCCTGTAGAGAGCAGTACTACTACCGCTTCGCGGAATTCAAAATTCAAAATTCAAAATTCAAAATGCTTATGA
- a CDS encoding GumC family protein yields the protein MEKGISSVLAVLTRRSIPAVAAFVAVIGGAIAYLSVTPSKYEAYARLMLDDKRVSVSELGRDLTQVSANAPGISPLADQAELIKSQRVLERAIAIAFPKTYGDLSKSPVSTTELARNLKVKIVPATNILELSYQSRDPQLAAKLLNAISQATVEDNTKSIGLEATKVKQFLERKQVPEAENKLLQAEAQENKYRKLSGIVSVEEQTKSLVESIATVEDQERTLSAQLQEIKARDASLQQVTKSTNLNNAYSSVRSGQDEEIKKLRAKLSELENKIIEARLRFTDDHPAVANLVGERDALRAVLSEQLGRVSSKNQSDSTNNFAGDQLSQDLNSKFILNRIEESAVNDRVKLLQQKKVELQNRLAQLPMKQQQLTVLTRKREEAAVSLKFLQGKLEEARLTEAQKVSNIRTIENAVAPSSPSEPKQKVVLALAGVFGIMLGVGVVLLLEVMDNTLRDPAEAEELLQLPLLGILPRLPAKTLVLDPASQFLDNMELIEPYRTLFKTLEFRKSEQLRVIVVSSTISGEGKSIVASHLAAVVGMLSWRTLIIDADLRRPSQHTLFNLAPGPGITDVLEGNVSLLDAVQPTDIENLDVLTCGNQHARPSQLLESVAMKSLMAEASENYDLVIIDTPPLTACADALTLAQEGNGLMLVARPGFTDKEVLSRCVRDLTQNRIPILGVAVNGMTHLTQSYRYPSYRYRPRLPKSQKQLIGARSETRDSANSMRQR from the coding sequence ATGGAAAAAGGAATATCAAGTGTACTAGCAGTGCTGACGCGACGAAGTATTCCCGCAGTCGCTGCATTTGTTGCTGTGATTGGTGGGGCGATCGCATATCTTTCAGTCACCCCAAGTAAATATGAAGCTTATGCGCGACTGATGCTGGACGACAAAAGGGTGAGTGTCTCAGAATTAGGTCGTGATCTCACTCAAGTCTCTGCAAACGCACCAGGAATTAGTCCCTTGGCTGATCAAGCAGAACTGATCAAGTCGCAACGTGTTCTTGAACGAGCGATCGCGATTGCTTTTCCCAAGACTTACGGTGATTTATCTAAAAGTCCTGTATCAACTACAGAACTTGCTCGTAATTTAAAAGTTAAAATTGTTCCCGCAACGAATATTTTGGAACTAAGTTATCAATCTCGCGATCCTCAGCTCGCAGCGAAGCTACTCAACGCCATTTCTCAAGCGACGGTTGAGGACAACACAAAAAGTATTGGTCTTGAGGCTACAAAGGTTAAGCAATTTTTGGAACGCAAACAAGTACCCGAGGCGGAAAATAAGCTGCTACAAGCTGAAGCGCAAGAAAACAAATACAGAAAATTGAGCGGTATTGTCTCTGTTGAAGAACAAACAAAAAGCTTGGTGGAAAGTATAGCAACTGTAGAAGACCAAGAGCGTACTCTCTCGGCTCAACTTCAAGAGATCAAAGCGCGAGATGCATCCTTGCAGCAAGTTACCAAAAGTACAAACCTGAACAACGCCTATTCATCCGTTCGCAGCGGACAAGACGAAGAAATTAAGAAACTGCGAGCTAAGTTATCAGAACTGGAAAATAAAATCATTGAAGCTCGTTTGCGCTTCACAGATGATCATCCAGCTGTGGCAAACTTAGTTGGAGAACGGGATGCCTTGCGTGCAGTATTATCAGAACAACTGGGTCGCGTATCCTCAAAAAATCAAAGCGACTCCACAAATAATTTCGCTGGTGATCAACTCTCTCAAGATTTAAACTCCAAATTTATCCTCAATAGAATCGAAGAGTCTGCAGTTAATGATAGGGTGAAACTTCTCCAGCAAAAGAAAGTTGAACTCCAGAATCGTCTGGCTCAACTACCCATGAAACAGCAACAACTCACTGTACTAACCCGCAAACGGGAAGAAGCCGCAGTATCTTTGAAGTTCCTCCAAGGCAAACTGGAAGAAGCACGGCTGACAGAAGCACAAAAGGTGAGCAACATTCGTACGATCGAAAATGCTGTTGCACCATCATCACCATCTGAACCCAAACAGAAAGTGGTATTAGCACTTGCTGGTGTGTTTGGAATAATGCTAGGTGTTGGCGTTGTGTTACTTCTAGAGGTGATGGATAATACACTACGCGATCCTGCCGAAGCCGAAGAACTACTACAGCTACCATTGCTAGGAATTTTACCACGTTTACCCGCTAAAACGCTTGTTCTTGACCCAGCCAGTCAATTCTTAGATAATATGGAGTTGATTGAACCTTACCGCACACTCTTCAAAACTTTAGAGTTTCGCAAATCGGAACAATTGCGGGTGATTGTTGTCAGTAGTACTATATCTGGAGAAGGTAAATCTATAGTCGCATCACACCTTGCTGCTGTTGTAGGTATGCTATCTTGGCGAACATTGATTATTGATGCAGATTTGCGAAGACCTTCCCAGCACACACTGTTCAACCTAGCCCCTGGTCCAGGGATTACCGATGTGTTAGAAGGAAATGTATCCTTGCTGGATGCTGTGCAGCCAACAGATATTGAGAACCTAGATGTATTGACTTGTGGCAATCAACACGCCCGTCCCTCGCAATTGCTAGAGTCAGTCGCGATGAAATCCTTGATGGCAGAAGCATCTGAAAATTATGATTTAGTTATAATAGATACACCACCCTTAACTGCTTGTGCGGATGCATTAACATTAGCTCAAGAAGGTAATGGACTTATGCTGGTTGCACGTCCAGGCTTCACGGATAAAGAAGTTCTCTCAAGATGTGTACGGGATTTAACACAAAATCGGATCCCTATCCTGGGAGTCGCGGTGAATGGAATGACACATTTGACACAAAGTTACCGTTATCCTAGTTATCGTTACCGACCTCGATTACCCAAATCTCAGAAGCAATTGATTGGTGCAAGATCTGAGACTAGAGATTCTGCGAACAGTATGAGGCAGAGGTAG
- a CDS encoding glycosyltransferase family 4 protein, with the protein MKIAVIGAKGLPPKQGGIEHYCAEVYPRMVKQGHSVDLFARSSYTDSSWQDRYDYQGVQVISLPGFGLRGVDAFVTSALGALAASTTKYDIIHFHALGPSLFTCLPKLINSAKVVVTCQGLDWQRAKWGSFSTRVIQMGEKAAVRFAHGLIVVSNVLQTYFSQTYDRDTVYIPNAPARYGESDPNFGYGTQLGLEQKRYIVFLGRLVPEKCPDLLVDAFSALNPPGWKLVLAGGVSDTKSFTSQLLQKVANNPNIVFAGELRGRRLWEIVRGAGLFVLPSNLEGLPLAMLEAMEEEIPVVASDIAPHKQLISGGRGKLFEAGNLNSLTRTLNWAIDHPEELRAMAVHAKKHVQLNYSWDHITNETLKLYTTLITSPEPVRIYQQNQTGLAEVMGKK; encoded by the coding sequence ATGAAAATTGCTGTCATTGGTGCAAAAGGTCTACCTCCCAAACAGGGCGGCATTGAGCATTACTGCGCAGAAGTGTATCCTCGTATGGTCAAACAAGGACACTCTGTTGATTTATTTGCCCGCTCCTCTTATACGGACAGTTCCTGGCAAGACCGTTACGACTATCAGGGCGTCCAAGTTATCTCCTTACCTGGTTTCGGTTTAAGAGGAGTGGATGCTTTTGTGACGTCAGCACTAGGAGCACTAGCAGCTTCCACCACAAAATACGATATCATTCATTTTCACGCTCTTGGTCCATCTCTATTCACTTGTTTACCAAAACTTATCAATAGTGCAAAGGTTGTCGTAACCTGTCAAGGTTTAGATTGGCAACGTGCTAAGTGGGGGAGTTTTTCAACTCGCGTGATTCAAATGGGAGAGAAGGCTGCAGTTCGTTTCGCTCACGGACTGATCGTCGTGTCTAATGTCCTCCAAACCTACTTTTCACAAACTTATGATCGGGACACAGTCTACATCCCCAACGCCCCAGCCAGGTATGGTGAATCTGATCCCAATTTTGGTTACGGTACTCAATTAGGTCTTGAGCAAAAGCGCTATATTGTCTTTTTGGGTAGACTCGTACCAGAAAAATGTCCTGACTTGTTAGTTGACGCCTTTAGTGCTTTGAATCCTCCTGGATGGAAACTTGTTTTAGCTGGTGGTGTGAGCGATACGAAATCATTCACTTCACAACTATTACAAAAGGTCGCAAATAATCCAAATATTGTCTTTGCAGGCGAACTGAGGGGACGACGTCTTTGGGAAATTGTCCGAGGAGCAGGGTTATTTGTCCTTCCCTCTAATCTAGAAGGACTACCTCTAGCAATGTTAGAGGCGATGGAGGAAGAGATACCAGTTGTTGCAAGCGACATCGCACCTCACAAGCAATTAATTAGTGGAGGTCGCGGAAAATTGTTTGAAGCTGGAAACCTCAACTCTTTAACTCGCACTTTAAACTGGGCAATAGATCACCCAGAAGAATTAAGAGCAATGGCTGTACATGCAAAAAAACATGTACAACTGAATTACAGCTGGGATCACATCACGAACGAAACCCTAAAACTCTATACAACACTTATTACCTCCCCCGAACCAGTACGTATTTACCAACAAAACCAAACTGGACTTGCGGAGGTTATGGGGAAAAAATAG
- a CDS encoding glycosyltransferase, with product MRKPVITIFYQFNPWNATIGGIQTLINTFIKYAPSQFEVKLVGTNTDPKKPVGKWQQAEFAGREIAFLPLFTLEDDNVRSLIPTTLKYTAALLGHRFASDFMHFHRIEPTIAALNWQGEKTLFIHNDIQTQMQAAGNKKAILWRRFPAAYFALEGLLVRQFSQILSCNTDAAQLYKQRYPRLQDRIAYIKNSFDNGIFYPLREDEREIKRRELASRLGVDEQTRFILFAGRLHPQKDPILLVRAFATLNEPHIHLLVAGDGELGVEMRAEIARLGLVDKITMLGAVTQSQLAELHRVCNVFVLSSAYEGLPLVVLEALGSGTPVVTTQCGETPKLLTAESGVVCSQRTPSCIADALRKVLLHPGDYPTESCVQTAKPYAASTVVEQVYSEMLNRWEQRNSIALPV from the coding sequence ATGCGTAAACCTGTTATCACGATATTTTACCAATTTAATCCTTGGAACGCCACAATTGGAGGTATACAAACACTCATAAATACATTCATCAAATACGCTCCCAGCCAGTTTGAGGTAAAACTCGTAGGAACTAATACTGATCCAAAAAAGCCTGTTGGTAAATGGCAACAAGCAGAATTTGCAGGTAGAGAAATTGCTTTTTTGCCCTTATTTACACTGGAAGATGATAACGTCCGAAGCTTAATTCCAACAACCCTAAAATATACAGCAGCTCTTTTAGGGCATCGTTTTGCTTCCGACTTTATGCATTTTCACAGGATAGAGCCAACAATCGCAGCTCTTAATTGGCAGGGGGAAAAAACTCTGTTTATCCACAATGATATACAGACGCAAATGCAAGCTGCTGGTAATAAAAAAGCTATTCTTTGGCGAAGATTTCCAGCTGCATATTTTGCATTAGAAGGTCTGTTAGTTCGCCAGTTTAGCCAAATTCTCTCGTGTAATACTGATGCAGCGCAACTATATAAGCAGCGTTATCCTCGCTTGCAAGACCGAATTGCGTACATCAAAAATTCTTTTGACAATGGAATTTTTTACCCGTTAAGAGAAGATGAACGAGAAATTAAAAGGCGAGAACTGGCGTCTCGGCTAGGTGTGGATGAACAGACTCGTTTTATTTTATTTGCTGGGAGGCTTCATCCTCAAAAAGACCCGATTCTGCTAGTACGTGCGTTTGCTACTTTAAACGAGCCTCATATTCATCTACTTGTAGCGGGGGATGGCGAGTTAGGAGTAGAAATGCGTGCGGAAATTGCAAGACTAGGACTTGTAGATAAGATTACGATGCTGGGAGCAGTGACTCAAAGTCAACTCGCAGAGCTTCATCGTGTCTGCAATGTTTTTGTCCTCAGCAGTGCATACGAAGGTCTACCTTTGGTGGTTTTAGAAGCGCTTGGGAGTGGGACTCCAGTCGTCACGACTCAATGTGGTGAAACCCCAAAATTACTAACTGCTGAGAGTGGGGTTGTTTGTTCCCAACGAACGCCTAGCTGCATAGCAGATGCTTTACGGAAAGTGCTTCTACATCCAGGAGATTATCCGACAGAATCTTGCGTGCAGACTGCGAAGCCTTATGCAGCTAGTACGGTTGTTGAACAGGTTTACAGCGAAATGTTAAATCGCTGGGAACAGCGTAATAGCATTGCTCTTCCGGTCTGA
- a CDS encoding M1 family metallopeptidase, with product MSQHFFDTEKTQYKTFELPGAKPHYNPDHPGLVEHIFLDLSLDIVNKKYQGRCSITLKPIRDGIDRLNLDAVNLGIESVQVDGKTQNFDYDGQQLSIQLEPPTQVDKSIVIAIDYSADKPQRGLYFIQSDKHYPHKPSQVWTQGEDEDSRFWFPCFDYPGQLSTSEIRIRVPKPLIAISNGELIATDELGNDKIYHWSQQQVHPTYLMTLAVGDFAEIRDEWNTIPVTYYVEKGREEDAKRSMGKTPQMIEFLSEKYGYPYPYPKYAQVCVDDFIFGGMENTSATLLTDRCLLDEKAALDNRNTESLVVHELAHQWFGDLLVIKHWSHAWIKEGMASYSEVMWTEHEYGAQEAIYYRLQEARSYLAEDSSRYRRPMVTHVYREAIELYDRHIYEKGSCVYHMIRTQLGEELFWKAIQTFVRDNAHKTVETVDLLRAIEKASGRNLLFLFDQYVYRGGHPDFKVAYSWDSDTKLAKITVTQTQASVGNNSDLFDLKIPIGFGYVQQPDSETSSLTASQTRSCDLKTFTVRVNEHEQSFYFPLEQKPQFISFDVGNHYLKTVSLEYPLPELKAQLEFDPNPISRILAAEALAKKGGNKALKTLSAALKNEPFWGVRVEVAKQLAEIKLDQVFDELVVGLKDESSYVRRAVVEALGKVKTHESYKVLKELLEVGDPSYYVEATATRAVGVIAAGTTEDKPKEAKVIKLLKSVLEEKAGWNEVVRSGAIAALGELKTSEAALNLLMEYTHLGVPQPLRLAAIRALGKISVGQNSANVERVLERLTEISNETFFLTQIAVVAALGQMEIAKAIGILQALADQTPDGRVRRYAEEEISKVQTNIGSEKALRQLRSELDQLKQQNQELRSRLENLEAKSKP from the coding sequence ATGTCACAACATTTTTTTGATACAGAAAAAACACAGTATAAAACTTTTGAGTTACCTGGGGCAAAACCGCATTACAATCCAGATCATCCGGGACTTGTAGAGCATATTTTTTTAGACCTCAGTTTGGATATCGTTAACAAAAAATACCAAGGTCGTTGTAGCATAACACTTAAACCAATCCGCGACGGTATTGACCGTTTAAATTTAGATGCTGTCAACTTAGGTATCGAATCAGTACAAGTGGATGGAAAAACGCAAAACTTTGACTACGATGGACAACAGTTATCTATCCAACTCGAACCACCTACACAAGTTGACAAGTCCATTGTCATTGCGATCGATTACTCAGCAGACAAACCACAACGCGGTTTGTACTTTATCCAAAGCGACAAACACTATCCTCATAAACCCTCCCAAGTTTGGACTCAAGGAGAAGACGAAGACTCCCGCTTTTGGTTCCCTTGCTTTGACTACCCTGGACAACTTTCTACTTCCGAAATTCGCATCCGCGTCCCCAAACCCTTGATAGCAATTTCTAACGGGGAACTTATTGCTACAGATGAACTTGGTAACGACAAAATCTACCACTGGTCACAGCAGCAAGTTCATCCGACCTACTTAATGACTTTAGCAGTTGGTGATTTTGCCGAAATTCGTGATGAGTGGAACACAATACCCGTCACCTACTACGTTGAAAAAGGTCGCGAAGAAGATGCCAAACGTAGTATGGGCAAAACTCCGCAGATGATAGAGTTTTTGAGCGAAAAATATGGCTATCCATACCCTTACCCTAAATACGCTCAAGTCTGTGTTGACGACTTCATCTTTGGAGGAATGGAAAATACATCTGCAACACTGTTAACCGATAGATGTTTGCTAGATGAAAAAGCAGCATTAGATAACCGCAACACAGAAAGCTTGGTTGTCCACGAACTAGCGCACCAATGGTTTGGTGATTTGTTGGTGATTAAGCACTGGTCTCATGCTTGGATCAAGGAGGGGATGGCTTCTTACTCCGAAGTTATGTGGACAGAGCATGAGTACGGTGCTCAAGAAGCCATATACTATCGTTTACAGGAAGCTCGTAGTTATTTAGCTGAAGATAGTAGTCGCTATCGCCGTCCAATGGTCACTCATGTTTACCGGGAAGCGATTGAACTTTATGACCGTCACATCTACGAGAAAGGGTCATGTGTTTATCACATGATTCGGACCCAATTGGGCGAAGAACTGTTTTGGAAAGCAATTCAGACATTTGTACGGGATAATGCCCACAAAACTGTGGAAACAGTTGATTTACTACGGGCGATTGAAAAAGCAAGTGGGCGCAATCTGTTATTTCTTTTTGACCAGTATGTTTATCGCGGTGGTCATCCTGATTTTAAAGTCGCTTACTCCTGGGATTCTGATACCAAGCTGGCTAAGATAACCGTGACTCAAACTCAAGCAAGTGTCGGAAATAACAGCGATTTATTTGACTTAAAAATCCCTATCGGTTTTGGGTACGTCCAACAACCAGACTCCGAGACTTCCTCTTTGACTGCTTCACAGACTAGATCTTGTGACCTTAAAACTTTTACAGTACGAGTGAATGAACACGAACAAAGCTTCTACTTCCCTCTAGAGCAAAAACCTCAATTTATCAGCTTTGATGTGGGGAATCACTACCTGAAAACGGTGTCTCTGGAATACCCACTACCAGAATTGAAAGCGCAGTTGGAATTTGATCCCAACCCTATCTCCCGCATCCTAGCAGCGGAAGCTTTGGCGAAAAAAGGCGGTAATAAAGCCCTAAAAACGCTGTCTGCTGCACTCAAAAATGAACCCTTCTGGGGTGTACGCGTCGAGGTGGCTAAACAACTCGCAGAAATCAAGCTTGATCAAGTCTTTGATGAGTTGGTTGTTGGTTTAAAGGATGAGAGTTCATACGTGCGCCGTGCTGTGGTGGAAGCACTTGGAAAGGTCAAAACTCATGAAAGCTATAAGGTGTTGAAAGAACTGTTGGAGGTAGGCGATCCTAGCTACTATGTAGAAGCCACAGCAACTCGTGCTGTAGGAGTCATAGCGGCTGGGACAACAGAAGATAAACCAAAGGAAGCAAAGGTAATCAAGCTGCTAAAATCCGTTTTGGAAGAGAAGGCGGGTTGGAATGAGGTCGTACGCAGTGGTGCGATCGCAGCTCTTGGCGAACTCAAAACCTCAGAAGCCGCTTTAAATCTCCTCATGGAATACACCCACCTTGGTGTACCACAACCCTTGCGTTTAGCCGCAATTCGTGCTCTTGGAAAGATTTCTGTTGGTCAAAATAGTGCGAATGTGGAACGGGTTTTAGAGCGATTGACAGAAATTTCCAACGAAACATTCTTTTTAACTCAAATAGCAGTAGTCGCAGCCCTTGGACAAATGGAAATCGCCAAAGCAATCGGAATTTTGCAAGCTTTGGCTGACCAAACACCAGATGGGCGCGTACGTCGCTACGCTGAGGAAGAGATTTCCAAGGTGCAAACCAACATTGGTTCCGAAAAAGCGCTTCGTCAGTTACGTTCTGAACTTGACCAACTTAAACAACAAAACCAAGAACTCAGAAGCCGCTTAGAAAACTTAGAAGCAAAATCTAAGCCGTAA